In Janthinobacterium sp. 67, a genomic segment contains:
- a CDS encoding alpha-2-macroglobulin family protein — MKPISVMKLLCLGLLALFMLGSASAQQREPSNYSTFKGEPFFLLSDASYGSLDEARVRLEVPGRDMGRMNLEAYSGADIVVYRVPEPMEFLKKQRNLHRIQVEGNYQGEGLANTLSFLWDSWWKQSRLAWRKLFSGEARLAVTKEQPQLATNDAIRRRTVFANHPQYKPIKGMELVDSFRYPIWQAKAIAPPKGVKLDGSSSDFIVAGAGNVMIPLGKRKPGLYLIEAIIGEHRATTLVFVSDTVAVTKVSSGQMLVWTARRDNSAAVAGANVAWTDGTGVLQSAVTGADGVASLERGSPEHTYVLGQDRAGGVFVSENFYYDSEIYNTKIYAVTDRPLYRPGDEVNVKFLGREFTSARNSQAASAAPISLSVLNPNGTPLLTQTLQLSGDTGADTRFRLPMEATAGGYELRFNYKDGVYGAAFRVAEYVKPHFEINVQPSKPEFKTGEAVKGSIALRYPDGKPVKNAKMTLSLRGQQNTMVEGELRYSGLFPVALKTEEVTSDGSGNVDFSLPPAADPSRYILTVLATDGAAYRVKATRELMIERSSSSYQLKATRQFSDPGQAVHFDLLADGQGAARPLRWEMVQLEKQSKTDGAFDPNAKGWDVTFPASGSYQLALRDERGNLLAAASHWVSGDGIQTTPGSIEIVLDRARYRPGDTAEALITFSDKVDQALFTLERDKVEHHGLMAGAADWYQAKRVAPRQWRVRIPVKEEHGPNMTFSVAYTRNGDFVFENAGLQVIEPRIALQFKSDKEVYQPGEKVTLDVKATLDGKPLSTMVALGVVDEMIYVLQPEIAPDIGDFFYHPRRNNVRTTASLSFISYDMAQGRTAGAPARHNYNERGVKVLERPRRDNIDTAYWAPSLKTDANGNARVSFTMPDALTRWRITGRAMDEQGRVGQRTAYLRSDKNFYAKWTAPDWMRAGDAPRASVAVFNQTGKEHTLDVVLSGGAQPKTEKLTAKPGVNYVEFPLAAGGGPLRLELKQNGKLVDALDTAMQTLPAAWSSPRSLALPLDGATADIPLKLPADARNIRVSFAQGAASQFARIADDLIDYPYGCVEQTASRLIPLALATQSLGPDAGAASERLQTLLTAQRLRLVSMAGPNAVFGWWGNATAGNALMTAYAYYADWYAARALHIELPPEHWNKLLAVYSEHGLKDAMGDRALVLWMAREMGLPTQTLAAGLVDDSAIAVLGGKPRQPGDSGSLLLGGASDREAQAMSLGLVALVASQNGIALPHGLQLQVASSWQVLRESKAPVAQALLMLAGEVPPSQADAVLASVRAEIPTLDRAMTLMWVQKKLGGVSFGKGPAVALDGAWQKRDSRSGQPVWRWTDAKGAPDKLRLAAPAPAGTVAVLQYDSHAAEAQTLPVAVERRILRMKAGKGGYTTELVKPGEALSTDALYLDEITLKAAPGAKHRFGLLEVALPPGAMVESTTWGMVMAGDKPAALERARHTERRDGYAVPIEPLAGEVTVRHLLRFAQKGSYVLPPARFYRMYQPEQKAFEGGGKTTRALQVE, encoded by the coding sequence ATGAAGCCTATTTCTGTCATGAAGCTGCTATGTTTGGGCCTGCTGGCGCTGTTCATGCTGGGCAGCGCCTCCGCGCAGCAGCGCGAGCCGAGCAACTACAGCACCTTCAAGGGCGAACCGTTCTTCCTGCTGTCGGACGCCAGCTATGGCAGTCTTGATGAAGCGCGCGTGCGCCTCGAGGTACCGGGCCGCGACATGGGACGCATGAATCTGGAAGCGTATTCGGGCGCCGACATCGTCGTCTACCGCGTGCCCGAACCGATGGAATTCCTGAAAAAGCAGCGTAATCTGCACCGCATCCAGGTCGAGGGCAATTACCAGGGCGAAGGCCTGGCCAACACCTTGAGCTTTTTGTGGGATAGCTGGTGGAAGCAGTCGCGCCTGGCCTGGCGCAAGCTGTTTTCCGGCGAGGCGCGCCTCGCGGTCACAAAAGAGCAGCCGCAACTGGCGACCAACGACGCGATCCGTCGGCGCACCGTGTTCGCCAACCATCCGCAGTACAAGCCGATCAAGGGCATGGAGCTGGTCGACAGCTTCCGCTATCCGATCTGGCAAGCCAAGGCCATCGCGCCACCGAAAGGCGTCAAGCTCGATGGCTCCAGCAGCGACTTCATCGTCGCTGGCGCCGGCAACGTGATGATCCCGCTGGGCAAACGCAAGCCGGGCCTGTACCTGATCGAAGCGATCATCGGCGAGCACCGCGCCACCACTTTGGTATTCGTGTCGGACACGGTGGCCGTCACCAAGGTATCGTCCGGCCAGATGCTGGTGTGGACGGCGCGGCGCGACAACAGCGCCGCCGTGGCGGGCGCCAATGTGGCGTGGACGGACGGCACCGGCGTGCTGCAGTCGGCTGTCACCGGCGCCGATGGTGTCGCCTCGCTCGAGCGCGGCAGCCCGGAACACACGTATGTGCTGGGCCAGGACCGCGCCGGCGGCGTGTTCGTATCCGAGAATTTTTACTATGACAGCGAGATCTACAACACCAAGATCTATGCCGTGACGGACCGACCCCTGTACCGGCCGGGCGATGAAGTCAACGTCAAGTTTTTGGGACGCGAATTTACCTCCGCACGCAACTCGCAGGCGGCAAGCGCGGCGCCGATCAGCTTGAGCGTGCTCAATCCGAACGGCACGCCGCTGCTGACGCAAACGCTGCAGCTGTCCGGCGACACGGGTGCCGACACGCGCTTCCGCCTGCCCATGGAAGCGACCGCCGGCGGCTATGAACTGCGTTTCAATTACAAGGATGGCGTGTATGGCGCGGCCTTCCGCGTAGCCGAATACGTCAAGCCGCACTTTGAAATCAACGTCCAGCCATCGAAGCCCGAATTCAAGACGGGCGAGGCGGTCAAGGGCAGCATCGCGCTGCGCTACCCCGATGGCAAGCCCGTGAAAAACGCGAAGATGACCTTGTCCTTGCGCGGCCAGCAAAACACCATGGTCGAAGGCGAACTGCGCTACAGCGGCCTGTTTCCCGTGGCCTTGAAGACCGAGGAGGTGACGAGCGATGGCAGCGGTAATGTGGACTTCAGCTTGCCGCCCGCCGCCGATCCCTCGCGCTACATTTTGACGGTGCTGGCGACCGATGGCGCGGCCTACCGCGTCAAGGCGACGCGCGAGCTGATGATAGAACGCTCGAGCAGCAGCTACCAGCTGAAGGCCACGCGGCAGTTTTCCGATCCAGGCCAGGCCGTGCATTTTGATTTGCTCGCCGATGGCCAGGGCGCGGCCAGGCCCCTGCGCTGGGAGATGGTGCAGCTGGAAAAACAGAGCAAGACCGACGGCGCGTTCGATCCAAACGCCAAGGGCTGGGACGTGACGTTCCCCGCATCGGGTTCGTACCAGTTGGCGCTGCGCGACGAGCGCGGCAACCTGCTGGCGGCCGCCAGCCACTGGGTGTCGGGTGATGGAATCCAGACCACGCCGGGCAGCATCGAGATCGTGCTGGACCGCGCCCGCTATCGTCCGGGCGACACGGCCGAAGCCTTGATCACGTTCTCCGACAAGGTCGACCAGGCGCTGTTCACGCTTGAGCGCGACAAGGTGGAGCACCATGGTCTGATGGCCGGCGCCGCTGACTGGTACCAGGCGAAGCGGGTGGCGCCGCGCCAGTGGAGAGTGCGCATCCCCGTAAAAGAAGAGCACGGCCCGAACATGACGTTTTCGGTGGCGTACACGCGCAATGGCGACTTTGTGTTCGAGAACGCCGGCCTGCAAGTGATCGAGCCGCGCATCGCGCTGCAGTTCAAGAGCGACAAGGAGGTCTACCAGCCGGGCGAGAAGGTCACGCTGGACGTCAAGGCCACCCTTGATGGCAAGCCCTTGAGCACGATGGTGGCGCTGGGCGTGGTCGATGAAATGATCTATGTACTGCAGCCGGAAATCGCACCGGACATCGGCGACTTTTTCTATCACCCGCGCCGTAACAACGTGCGCACGACGGCCAGCCTGTCCTTCATCAGCTACGACATGGCGCAGGGCCGCACAGCGGGCGCGCCGGCGCGCCACAATTACAACGAGCGTGGCGTGAAGGTGCTCGAACGTCCGCGCCGCGACAATATCGACACGGCTTACTGGGCGCCGTCGCTGAAGACCGACGCGAATGGCAACGCGCGCGTGAGTTTTACCATGCCCGATGCGCTGACCCGCTGGAGGATCACGGGGCGCGCGATGGATGAACAGGGGCGAGTGGGCCAGCGCACCGCCTATCTGCGTTCCGATAAAAATTTCTATGCCAAGTGGACGGCGCCCGACTGGATGCGCGCCGGCGATGCGCCACGCGCTTCGGTGGCCGTATTTAACCAGACGGGCAAGGAGCATACGCTCGACGTCGTTCTCTCCGGCGGGGCACAGCCGAAGACGGAAAAATTGACCGCCAAACCGGGTGTCAACTACGTTGAATTTCCGCTGGCGGCTGGCGGCGGACCGCTGCGCCTGGAGCTGAAACAGAATGGCAAACTGGTCGACGCCTTGGACACGGCCATGCAAACCTTGCCCGCCGCCTGGAGCAGCCCGCGCTCCTTGGCGTTGCCGCTCGATGGCGCCACCGCGGATATTCCACTCAAGCTGCCGGCGGATGCGCGCAATATCCGCGTCTCGTTCGCCCAGGGAGCGGCCAGCCAGTTCGCGCGCATCGCCGACGACCTGATCGACTATCCATATGGCTGCGTGGAGCAGACGGCCAGCCGTTTGATTCCGCTGGCGCTGGCCACGCAAAGCCTGGGGCCGGACGCTGGCGCGGCAAGCGAACGCCTGCAAACGCTGCTGACTGCGCAGCGCCTGCGCCTGGTATCGATGGCCGGCCCGAACGCCGTCTTCGGCTGGTGGGGCAATGCCACGGCCGGCAATGCATTGATGACGGCCTATGCCTATTACGCGGACTGGTACGCGGCGCGCGCGCTGCACATCGAGCTGCCGCCCGAGCACTGGAACAAGCTGCTGGCCGTCTACAGCGAACATGGCTTGAAGGATGCGATGGGCGACCGCGCGCTGGTGCTGTGGATGGCGCGCGAGATGGGCCTGCCCACGCAGACCCTGGCGGCGGGACTCGTGGACGACAGCGCGATCGCCGTCCTGGGCGGCAAGCCGCGCCAACCTGGCGACAGCGGTAGCCTGCTGCTGGGCGGGGCATCTGACCGCGAAGCGCAAGCGATGTCGCTGGGCCTGGTGGCGCTGGTGGCCAGCCAGAATGGCATCGCCTTGCCGCATGGGCTGCAACTGCAAGTGGCCAGCTCGTGGCAGGTGCTGCGCGAGTCCAAAGCGCCGGTGGCGCAGGCCCTGCTGATGCTGGCCGGCGAAGTCCCCCCGTCGCAGGCCGACGCCGTGCTGGCCAGTGTGCGCGCCGAGATTCCGACACTGGACCGCGCGATGACCTTGATGTGGGTGCAAAAGAAGCTGGGTGGCGTATCGTTCGGCAAGGGCCCGGCCGTCGCGCTGGACGGCGCCTGGCAAAAACGCGACAGCCGCAGCGGCCAGCCGGTCTGGCGCTGGACGGACGCCAAGGGCGCGCCGGATAAATTACGTCTCGCCGCACCGGCGCCGGCCGGCACGGTGGCCGTGCTGCAGTACGACAGCCACGCGGCCGAAGCGCAAACCTTGCCGGTCGCCGTCGAGCGCCGCATCCTGCGCATGAAGGCGGGCAAGGGCGGCTACACGACGGAGCTGGTCAAGCCGGGAGAGGCGCTCAGCACGGACGCGTTGTATCTCGATGAAATTACCTTGAAAGCGGCGCCGGGCGCGAAGCACCGTTTTGGCTTGCTGGAAGTGGCGCTGCCGCCGGGCGCCATGGTCGAATCGACTACTTGGGGCATGGTCATGGCGGGCGACAAGCCGGCCGCGCTGGAACGCGCGCGCCACACGGAGCGCCGCGACGGCTACGCTGTGCCGATCGAGCCTTTGGCCGGCGAGGTGACGGTGCGCCATTTGCTGCGCTTTGCGCAGAAGGGCAGTTACGTGCTGCCGCCGGCGCGCTTTTACCGCATGTACCAGCCGGAGCAGAAAGCCTTCGAAGGCGGCGGCAAGACCACGCGCGCACTGCAGGTCGAGTGA
- a CDS encoding DUF1175 family protein — protein MTLWHGRRAALRSLAACAATVAMPAWALRAAAESQVQLSQAQSRAFQAWMLRIVNAQIERGPSPRWTHRDCAGLVRFAVNEALTVHDAKWLHANGIASDRRLPPELELDAKQAALRNRWVQTGGNVGHFVTALALVQHNSRFIAREISQALPGDLLFFDQGDEQHLMVWMGARIAYHTGTVTPDDNGLRTVDIKELTSWKDTRWQPVVNNPNFAGVFRLAFLS, from the coding sequence ATGACGCTGTGGCATGGACGCCGTGCCGCCTTGCGATCGCTGGCGGCCTGCGCCGCCACCGTGGCAATGCCCGCGTGGGCCTTGCGCGCGGCGGCCGAGTCGCAAGTGCAGCTGTCGCAAGCCCAGAGCCGCGCCTTCCAGGCCTGGATGCTGCGCATCGTCAACGCGCAGATTGAACGGGGCCCGTCGCCGCGCTGGACGCACCGCGATTGCGCCGGCCTGGTGCGTTTTGCCGTCAATGAAGCGCTCACCGTGCATGACGCGAAGTGGCTGCATGCGAATGGCATCGCCAGCGACCGGCGCCTGCCGCCCGAGCTGGAACTGGACGCGAAGCAGGCCGCCTTGCGCAACCGCTGGGTGCAGACGGGCGGCAATGTCGGCCACTTCGTCACGGCGCTGGCGCTGGTACAGCACAACAGCCGTTTCATCGCCCGCGAAATCAGCCAGGCGCTGCCCGGCGACCTGCTGTTTTTCGACCAGGGCGACGAACAGCATCTGATGGTCTGGATGGGAGCGCGCATCGCCTACCACACCGGCACCGTCACCCCCGACGACAATGGTCTGCGGACCGTCGATATCAAAGAACTTACGAGCTGGAAGGACACGCGGTGGCAACCTGTGGTCAACAATCCCAATTTCGCCGGCGTGTTCCGGCTGGCGTTCCTGTCATGA
- a CDS encoding DUF2138 family protein — MLAKKVLNKKVLLGTLAGVAVVAAALVGYRVFGWGAMGPVNGLKLDLSKPDALVRTKSLSALPRDLLTVPLARDVLREDFLFYYEQSEDRLGLKGSLRRIAYEHELGWGDQLLRMVLDQPAEVALWRDADGSLKHFAIAVSRSQLTRLLEEAGKIALKDTQMRVAGSLRVDGGQVPVYALNYAYQRTLLFAAHGQRLVILSHPGMLYDGSDGKHGDGTAEKTVASLLAPEPAKQNVFHAQFHLDGAAPEGHSIAVKADFLSFGYQPFFGALEALRFDFQQGAWQSKVLLDADKLKNGGYDSSALWPVLPHNPSACFSVPVDWTALQPVLKRLGSKTSEPVAPLAGHLQGPAAACWYGNSRLHTPVFVATRSAQAGDDTVYGSLFEAAIGGKDPVRKTTGKDGAIRWERSVATALGQSTPALAVAGNTVVFSADGKLVDQVLAVRRKQAPAASDLLPDGARTIGLIAPASLARLIQLEAFDTLPANNEPVLRAAANEHLVPRLNALKKYPPLRMVLKRQPASGTSWEALEWQETAR; from the coding sequence GTGCTGGCGAAAAAAGTACTCAATAAAAAAGTCCTGCTCGGGACGCTGGCCGGCGTGGCCGTGGTAGCGGCCGCACTGGTCGGCTACCGGGTTTTCGGCTGGGGCGCGATGGGACCGGTCAACGGCCTGAAGCTCGATTTATCCAAGCCCGACGCGTTGGTCCGCACGAAAAGCCTGTCGGCCTTGCCGCGCGACCTGCTGACGGTGCCGCTGGCGCGCGACGTGCTGCGCGAGGATTTCCTGTTCTATTACGAGCAAAGCGAAGACCGGCTGGGCCTGAAGGGCAGTTTGCGCCGCATCGCCTATGAACATGAGCTGGGCTGGGGCGACCAGTTGCTGCGCATGGTGCTGGACCAGCCGGCGGAAGTGGCCTTGTGGCGCGACGCCGACGGCTCGCTCAAGCATTTCGCGATTGCCGTGTCGCGCAGCCAGCTCACGCGTTTGCTCGAGGAAGCGGGCAAGATCGCCTTGAAGGATACGCAGATGCGCGTGGCCGGCAGCTTGCGCGTCGATGGCGGCCAGGTGCCCGTGTATGCGCTGAACTATGCCTACCAGCGCACCTTGCTGTTTGCCGCGCATGGCCAGCGCCTGGTCATCCTGTCCCATCCCGGCATGCTGTATGACGGCAGCGATGGCAAGCATGGCGATGGCACGGCCGAGAAAACCGTGGCCAGCCTGCTGGCGCCCGAGCCGGCCAAGCAAAACGTCTTTCATGCGCAATTCCATCTCGACGGCGCCGCGCCCGAAGGCCACAGCATCGCCGTCAAGGCGGACTTCCTGTCCTTCGGCTACCAGCCCTTCTTTGGCGCGTTAGAGGCGCTGCGCTTCGATTTTCAACAGGGTGCCTGGCAATCGAAGGTGCTGCTCGACGCCGACAAGCTGAAAAACGGTGGCTACGACAGCAGCGCCTTGTGGCCCGTGCTGCCGCACAACCCGAGCGCCTGCTTCAGCGTGCCGGTGGACTGGACCGCGCTGCAGCCTGTGTTGAAGCGCCTGGGCAGCAAGACCTCGGAGCCGGTGGCGCCGCTGGCCGGGCACCTGCAAGGCCCGGCCGCCGCGTGCTGGTACGGCAATTCACGCCTGCATACACCGGTGTTCGTGGCCACCCGCAGTGCGCAGGCCGGTGATGACACTGTCTATGGCAGCCTGTTCGAGGCGGCCATCGGCGGCAAGGACCCCGTGCGCAAAACGACAGGTAAAGATGGCGCCATTCGTTGGGAACGCAGCGTCGCCACGGCGCTGGGCCAGTCCACGCCGGCGCTGGCCGTGGCCGGCAACACGGTCGTCTTTTCGGCCGACGGCAAGCTGGTGGACCAGGTGCTGGCCGTGCGCCGCAAGCAGGCGCCGGCCGCCAGCGACCTGCTGCCCGATGGCGCGCGCACCATCGGCCTGATCGCGCCGGCGTCGCTGGCCCGGCTGATCCAGCTGGAAGCCTTCGATACCCTGCCGGCGAATAACGAACCGGTCTTGCGCGCAGCCGCCAACGAACACCTGGTGCCGCGCCTGAACGCCTTGAAAAAATATCCGCCGCTGCGCATGGTGCTCAAACGGCAGCCGGCCAGCGGCACGTCGTGGGAAGCGCTGGAATGGCAGGAGACTGCACGATGA
- a CDS encoding B12-binding domain-containing radical SAM protein, producing MTILLSTLNARYTHASLGLRYLLANMGPLQAQTRLQEFVIGTKTTELVERILINKPRIIGFGVYIWNVEETTKLVAMLKRVAPEVVIVLGGPEVSHEAGEQEIVKLADYLITGWGDVTFPKLCGEILNGPKPLMKIHAGVQAPLAELQLPYSLYTDDDIRHRTIYVEASRGCPFKCEFCLSALDKTAWPFALENFLAEMESLHARGARLFKFVDRTFNLNIKTSLKIMLFFLDKIEANPDDPIYAHFELVPDHLPDALKEGISKFPPGALQFEIGIQSFNPDVQSLVSRKQDNQKAADNIRWLCEESNAHLHVDLIAGLPGEDEASFAAGFNKLVALKPHEIQFGILKRLRGTPIIRHTENYGMVFDPHPPYTILANKQLDFMSMQRLVRFARYWDLVANSGRFANTVQWMLGESPFENFMDFSNWLYAHTDATHRIAMERLAKLVAQWLQTRGMSALEANALVASDYAGGAQAAAHAKPAEASTGSAKVRPDVALPQRQARHLAS from the coding sequence ATGACCATCCTGCTCTCCACCCTGAACGCCCGCTACACCCACGCCTCGCTGGGATTGCGCTATCTGCTGGCCAATATGGGCCCGCTGCAGGCGCAGACGCGGCTGCAGGAATTCGTCATCGGCACGAAAACCACGGAACTGGTCGAGCGCATCCTCATCAACAAGCCGCGCATCATCGGCTTTGGCGTATATATCTGGAACGTCGAGGAAACAACCAAACTGGTGGCCATGCTCAAGCGCGTGGCGCCCGAAGTCGTCATCGTGCTGGGCGGGCCGGAAGTGTCGCATGAGGCGGGCGAGCAGGAAATCGTCAAGCTGGCCGACTATTTGATCACGGGCTGGGGCGACGTCACCTTCCCCAAGCTGTGCGGCGAGATCCTCAACGGGCCAAAACCGCTGATGAAGATCCATGCGGGCGTGCAAGCGCCGCTGGCGGAACTGCAACTGCCCTACTCCTTGTATACAGATGACGATATCCGCCACCGCACGATTTACGTGGAAGCGTCGCGCGGCTGTCCGTTCAAGTGCGAATTCTGCCTGTCGGCGCTGGACAAGACGGCCTGGCCCTTCGCGCTCGAGAACTTCCTGGCCGAGATGGAATCCCTGCATGCGCGCGGCGCGCGCCTGTTCAAATTCGTCGACCGCACCTTCAACCTGAACATCAAGACCAGCCTGAAGATCATGCTGTTCTTTCTCGACAAGATCGAGGCGAATCCGGACGACCCGATCTACGCCCACTTCGAGCTGGTGCCAGACCACCTGCCCGACGCCTTGAAAGAAGGCATCAGCAAATTCCCGCCCGGCGCGCTGCAGTTCGAGATCGGCATCCAGAGCTTCAATCCGGACGTGCAATCGCTGGTCAGCCGCAAGCAGGACAATCAAAAGGCGGCCGACAACATCCGCTGGCTGTGCGAGGAATCGAACGCCCACCTGCACGTGGACTTGATCGCCGGCTTGCCGGGCGAGGATGAAGCGAGCTTCGCGGCCGGCTTCAACAAGCTGGTGGCCTTGAAACCGCATGAAATCCAGTTCGGCATATTGAAACGGCTGCGCGGCACGCCCATCATCCGCCATACGGAAAACTATGGCATGGTGTTCGATCCGCACCCGCCCTACACCATCCTGGCGAACAAGCAGCTCGATTTCATGAGCATGCAGCGTCTCGTGCGCTTCGCCCGCTACTGGGACCTGGTCGCCAACTCTGGCCGTTTTGCCAATACGGTGCAATGGATGCTGGGCGAGTCGCCGTTTGAAAACTTCATGGATTTTTCGAACTGGCTGTACGCCCACACGGACGCCACCCACCGCATCGCCATGGAGCGCCTGGCCAAGCTGGTGGCGCAATGGCTGCAGACGCGCGGCATGAGCGCGCTGGAGGCCAACGCCCTCGTGGCCAGCGACTATGCGGGCGGCGCGCAAGCGGCCGCGCATGCCAAGCCAGCCGAAGCGAGTACTGGCAGCGCCAAGGTGCGCCCGGACGTCGCCCTGCCCCAGCGGCAGGCGCGCCACCTGGCGTCCTGA
- a CDS encoding MlaE family ABC transporter permease, translated as MPTVQSPKLTLSQTSPQQGAIVTASGTWQVHALAHDNAIKAIDAQLKPLQGDAKVQWDLSAIDSMDHIGAQLFWNAWGKQRPAQLTLAPSQEEFFRRIEETGPLTTPPSRANRLTPVMKLGMAILLFFEHLKGFIALVGQVTQDIGRFARHPMRGPWREISANIFHAGFQALGITALVGFLIGVVLSYLSAQQLRAFGGDIYLVNLLGMSVIRELGPLLAAILVAGRSGSSITAQLGVMRVTEELDAMLVMGISHGFRLIMPKVLALAISMPLLVIWTDTAALIGGMVAAKVELNLSARYFIQKLPDAVPLANYMIGLGKGAIFGMLIALVSCHFGLRIKANTESLGRGTTTAVVTAITVVILADAVFAIVFNGVGY; from the coding sequence ATGCCGACTGTACAATCGCCGAAACTGACCCTCTCCCAGACCAGCCCCCAACAGGGAGCCATCGTGACCGCCAGCGGCACCTGGCAGGTGCACGCCCTCGCGCATGACAATGCGATCAAGGCCATCGACGCCCAGCTCAAGCCCTTGCAGGGCGATGCCAAGGTGCAATGGGACCTGTCGGCCATCGACAGCATGGACCATATCGGCGCCCAGCTGTTCTGGAATGCCTGGGGCAAGCAACGCCCCGCGCAGCTGACCCTGGCGCCATCGCAGGAAGAGTTTTTCCGACGCATCGAAGAAACGGGGCCGTTGACGACGCCGCCCTCGCGCGCCAACCGCCTTACGCCCGTGATGAAACTGGGCATGGCCATCCTGCTGTTTTTCGAACATTTGAAGGGCTTTATTGCCTTGGTCGGCCAGGTGACGCAGGATATCGGCCGCTTCGCGCGCCATCCGATGCGCGGGCCGTGGCGTGAAATTTCCGCCAATATCTTCCATGCGGGATTCCAGGCGCTGGGCATCACGGCCCTCGTGGGCTTTCTGATCGGCGTCGTGCTGTCCTATTTGTCGGCGCAGCAGCTGCGCGCGTTTGGCGGCGACATCTACCTGGTCAACCTGCTGGGCATGAGCGTCATCCGCGAACTGGGGCCGCTATTGGCCGCCATTCTCGTGGCCGGGCGTTCGGGTTCGTCCATCACGGCCCAGCTGGGCGTCATGCGCGTCACGGAAGAACTCGACGCCATGCTGGTGATGGGCATTTCGCATGGTTTCCGCCTGATCATGCCGAAAGTGCTGGCCCTGGCCATTTCCATGCCCCTGCTCGTCATCTGGACGGACACGGCCGCGCTGATCGGCGGCATGGTGGCGGCCAAGGTGGAATTGAACCTGTCGGCCCGCTACTTCATCCAGAAGCTGCCGGACGCCGTGCCGCTGGCCAACTACATGATCGGCCTGGGCAAGGGTGCCATCTTCGGCATGCTGATCGCGCTGGTCTCGTGCCACTTCGGCCTGCGCATCAAGGCCAACACGGAAAGCCTGGGACGCGGCACCACCACCGCCGTCGTCACGGCCATCACCGTCGTGATCCTGGCCGACGCCGTGTTCGCCATCGTCTTCAATGGAGTGGGCTACTGA
- a CDS encoding ABC transporter ATP-binding protein, translated as MTDDTDIACGTSQDGQFNLHGSAPVVDITNLWTKFGRTVVHQDLNLEIERGEILSIVGGSGTGKTVLLRQMLGLEHPARGCVKVFGEDINRASSDQLQQLRNHWGMLFQQGALYSALTVFDNVAQPMRELRVLPEALVHDAVLLKMNMVGLGPEHALKMPSDLSGGMIKRVALARALALEPKLLFLDEPTAGLDPDLSESFVALIQSLHRELGLTVVMVTHDLDTLFALSTRIAVLAEKHVIAIGPTREVIQVDHPFIKQFFLGDRGKRALAVLDEKQAAGNAAQPGGDAGTDKKAEK; from the coding sequence ATGACGGACGACACCGATATCGCCTGCGGCACGAGCCAGGACGGCCAGTTCAACCTGCACGGCAGCGCGCCCGTGGTGGACATCACGAATCTGTGGACCAAGTTCGGCCGCACCGTTGTGCACCAGGACTTGAACCTGGAAATCGAACGGGGAGAGATCCTGTCCATCGTGGGCGGCTCCGGCACGGGCAAGACGGTGCTGCTGCGCCAGATGCTGGGCCTGGAACATCCGGCGCGCGGCTGCGTCAAAGTCTTCGGCGAAGATATCAACCGGGCAAGTTCCGACCAGCTGCAACAGTTGCGCAACCACTGGGGCATGCTGTTCCAGCAGGGCGCGCTGTATTCGGCCCTGACCGTGTTCGACAATGTGGCCCAGCCCATGCGCGAATTGCGCGTGCTGCCCGAGGCGCTGGTGCACGACGCGGTATTATTGAAAATGAATATGGTGGGACTGGGCCCGGAACATGCGCTCAAAATGCCATCGGACTTGTCGGGCGGCATGATCAAGCGCGTGGCACTGGCGCGCGCCTTGGCGCTGGAGCCGAAGCTGCTGTTCCTCGATGAACCGACGGCGGGCCTGGACCCGGACTTGTCGGAAAGTTTCGTCGCCCTGATCCAGTCGCTGCACCGCGAGCTGGGCTTGACGGTGGTGATGGTCACGCATGACCTCGACACCTTGTTCGCCCTGTCCACGCGCATCGCCGTGCTGGCGGAAAAACACGTGATCGCCATCGGCCCCACGCGCGAAGTCATCCAGGTGGACCACCCGTTCATCAAGCAATTTTTCCTCGGCGACCGCGGCAAGCGCGCGCTGGCCGTCCTCGATGAAAAACAGGCGGCGGGCAATGCGGCGCAGCCGGGCGGCGACGCCGGCACAGACAAGAAAGCGGAGAAGTAA